A window of Limosilactobacillus reuteri genomic DNA:
CTCATATCCACTCGCTCCTTTTTAACAATCATTATTATTATACTTAAATTTCAAGATCTTAATAGGGTTAAACCTGAAAAACTTGCAAAATCTTATGGAGAAACGGATAATATAGTTTCAAGGTTTTAAACGTTTTAATGAATTAACGAGGTGAAGAGAATGGATAAACGACCAATCGGGGTTATGGATTCAGGGTTAGGCGGCCTATCTGTAATTCGTGTACTTCGTGAACAAATGCCCCAAGAATCTGTAATTTTTGTGGGGGACCAAGGGCATTTTCCATATGGAACTAAAACAAAAGAACAGATTCAGCAATTAGCATTACGAATTGGAAAATTCTTGTTAGAACAAGATGTAAAAATGATGATAATTGCATGTAATACCGCGACTGCAGCAGCTCTTCAACTTCTTCAAAACGAATTACCAATTCCAATAATTGGAGTAATTGAACCAGGAGCCATGGCTGCTACCCAACATCATTATAAAAGAATTGGGGTAATTGGTACCGAATCTACTATTAAAAATGGCGCCTATGCTAAAACATTGGCTAAACTTAATCCTACTCTAAGTGTTATCAGTTCTCCCGCACAGCCACTTGTCTCAATTGTTGAACACGGGCAAACAGGAACAAGTGAGGCACAAAAAGCTGTTGATACTGAATTAGAAGTATTTGATAATAAATCGATTGAAGCTTTGATCCTGGGATGTACCCATTTTCCATTTTTGCAAAAAGAAATTCATAATAAGTTAGGATCTAACGTTCAGTTAATCGATCCTGCATTTGAGACAATCAGACAGGCAAAGGAATTGTTAACTAGTGAAAATCAATTGAGTGATAATTTAACGTCAAGTATCAACCTTTATTCAACGGGAGATGTTAAAGACTTAGTTGCTGGTGCGCAAAAATGGTTACCAAATGGCTACAGCAAGTGTGCACATATTGAATTAAACGAGGAGGATTAAAATGAAAACAATCGTAATTGCAACAAAAAATGCCGGAAAAGCGCGTGAATACCAAGAGATGCTTGCTCCCCTAGGAATTGAAGTAAAAACATTAGCCGATTTTGCACCAATAGCAATTGACGAAAACGGTGAAACATTTGAAGAAAATGCAACAATTAAAGCCACTACCGCTGCTAATCAGCTTCGCTTACCAGTTATGGCAGATGATTCGGGATTAATGGTTGATGCCCTTGGAGGTGCTCCAGGGGTACACTCAGCAAGGTATGCTGGTGATCATGACGATGCTGCTAATAATGCTAAACTCTTATCGGCATTAAATGGGGTACCTGATGAAAAAAGGATTGCTCACTTCCATACTACCATCGTCGGGATTAAGCCTGATGGGACAAAACTAGTTGCTAATGGTCGAGTTGATGGTCATATTCTTCATCAACTCACGGGAGAAAACGGTTTTGGCTA
This region includes:
- the murI gene encoding glutamate racemase, which produces MDKRPIGVMDSGLGGLSVIRVLREQMPQESVIFVGDQGHFPYGTKTKEQIQQLALRIGKFLLEQDVKMMIIACNTATAAALQLLQNELPIPIIGVIEPGAMAATQHHYKRIGVIGTESTIKNGAYAKTLAKLNPTLSVISSPAQPLVSIVEHGQTGTSEAQKAVDTELEVFDNKSIEALILGCTHFPFLQKEIHNKLGSNVQLIDPAFETIRQAKELLTSENQLSDNLTSSINLYSTGDVKDLVAGAQKWLPNGYSKCAHIELNEED
- a CDS encoding XTP/dITP diphosphatase → MKTIVIATKNAGKAREYQEMLAPLGIEVKTLADFAPIAIDENGETFEENATIKATTAANQLRLPVMADDSGLMVDALGGAPGVHSARYAGDHDDAANNAKLLSALNGVPDEKRIAHFHTTIVGIKPDGTKLVANGRVDGHILHQLTGENGFGYDPLFYVDELGKSMAQLTAGQKNQISHRGRALRSFMKQFNDWWK